A window of Pirellulales bacterium genomic DNA:
CGGCAAGACTTGAATGGCTCGCCGTCGGTGACCGAGTTTCGCGATCAGGTGGCCATATGTTTGGTTGTTTGGCACGGTCAGCCTGCACCGACGGCCACGCTATCACAGTTCGCGAATACGAAGATTGCGGAAGTCGAGCCGTGAGCTGTGATTTTGCAGACCCACATGACCCGTCGTCCGCTTCAGCCCCGGATGCTCAGCGAGCTTTTCGGGGTGGGCAGTCAGGTCGGCATCGACGATTTGGGTGCCGTTGAGTGTGACCTGAACGTGATTGTCCTTGCACATAATGTGCATCTTCTGCCACTCGCCCGCCTTCTTCGAGACGCGTGGCTGGGCGGGAACGACATCGTACAAGCTGCCGGTGTATTGCGTCGGCTTGAGATTGGCATATTGCGCGTCGTAGTCGTCGAGAACTTGGATCTCCATGCCCGCAAATGCCGGATTGCCTTTATGCGGCGCGCGAAGGAAGACACCGCTGTTGCCGCCGACGGGAACGCGGTATTCCAATTCCAGCTCGAAATTGGCGTATTCGTCGTTCGTCGACAGCCAACCAGATCCCTGGCCGGAGCAAATCAGCAAGCCATCATCGACGCGCCAGCTAGTGGCAGGTCCATCGATGGGAGTCCAACCGCTGAGATCCTTGCCGTTGAAGAGCGGCTTCCAGTCCGCCGCGTGGATTGGCATGGCAGTGCAAAAACAGGCTACGAGCGCGAGGGAAAAGAGTCGTGAAACGAGCATGGTGCGAATCTCCGCGAAGTGTCAACGATGTTTCCAGCGGCGATCACCACCGCGTTTGTGAAGCGTTCCGTTGCGTCACACTAACCCGCGGTGCTAGCCAGGGAAAGGGCCCGACCAGCGGACAACCGCACGGCGGGTGTACCGGTCGACGAGCCGCGGCGGGGCGGGGCGATCAAACAATGATAGGGGCGATACGGACCTGCCGCTGGAAAGATGGGGGTTCTAGGATCCGGCGCGAAGAGTTTGCCGGTAAGACATTCTTTGCACTGGGAAAAAATGACGATTTCGCCGGTCGCATCAGCCGATGATACCGCAGGTGCTGCGTCCCTCGCCGTGGAACTACGTCGATGGGGGGCCAGCCACGGGTCGCCGGCGCGAACGCCGTGACGGGGGATGTTCGGGAAAGGGATGTTCGATGCTGCAAAGAATGGGTGCGCTCGCCATCTTGGTAGTCGCTCTGTCGTCATTGGGGTGCGCAATGTGCGCAGCGCCGGACGACTACGGCGGACCCGTTCCGGCATCGGGACTGGGCTTTAACGATCGCGCCGGCTCCATTCTGCAAGGCAATGTTCCGCCGAACGCAGTGTTCGATGCCGAAGTATCGCAGGAAGCCATTGGCGAATCGGTCACCGAAGGACCACCGCAGCAGCCGAGCCAGGGTCAGCCCACCGAGGCACCGCCTCTCGGCCCGCAATCGCGCCGCTCGGATCAAGGGCAGTGGCGGTAGAACGTCGTAGCTCAGACCGCGGTGCAATCTTCTGCGCGCCCTGAATCGCGATCCACTCACGGTAACGCGACACTCGCTCGTTCGCATTGTTTCACGCTGCTGAGTACCGCGCAGGACCGGCGGATTTATCCAGATCCAACCGGTACAGCGAGCGATAATCGAGCCCGGCCCCTTCTTTCTCACGACAGGGCCAAGGGCTATTTGCACCCACGGACACAACCAGTTCGTCAGGGTTGATCCTGCCCGCTTGGTCACAAGCGCCCGGCCAAGGTTTTGACGGGCCGGTATCTGGTTAGCATGGCCGCGTTGGCAATGTTAGGGCTTGAATAGGCACCGTT
This region includes:
- a CDS encoding DUF1080 domain-containing protein, producing the protein MLVSRLFSLALVACFCTAMPIHAADWKPLFNGKDLSGWTPIDGPATSWRVDDGLLICSGQGSGWLSTNDEYANFELELEYRVPVGGNSGVFLRAPHKGNPAFAGMEIQVLDDYDAQYANLKPTQYTGSLYDVVPAQPRVSKKAGEWQKMHIMCKDNHVQVTLNGTQIVDADLTAHPEKLAEHPGLKRTTGHVGLQNHSSRLDFRNLRIREL